The Tenrec ecaudatus isolate mTenEca1 chromosome 14, mTenEca1.hap1, whole genome shotgun sequence genome contains a region encoding:
- the LOC142425954 gene encoding olfactory receptor 11H12-like, which yields MNVSKQDSSFASVSEFILLGFSFEWQIQSLLFSLFTTAYVMTITGNSAILCAVWCDQRLHTPIYIFLGNFSFLEIWYVSSTVPKMLVNFLSETKTISFAGCFLQFYFFFSLGISECFLLAAMAFDRYLAICCPLHYPNIMTGYLCAKLVSVCWVCGFLWFLIPIVLMSQMPFCGPNIIDHVVCDPGPLFALACTSAPRIQLLCYTLTSLVIFGNFFIILGSYTLVLVAVFRVPSATGRCKAFSTCGSHLAVVSLFYGSLMVMYVSPGLGHSAGMQKVATLFYAMVTPLFNPLVYSLLNKDMKAALRKVVGLSSAR from the coding sequence ATGAATGTCTCCAAGCAGGATTCCAGTTTTGCTTCTGTGAGTGAATTTATACTCCTAGGCTTCTCCTTTGAGTGGCAGATCCAGAGCCTCTTATTCTCCCTCTTTACCACAGCCTACGTTATGACCATAACAGGAAACAGTGCTATTCTCTGTGCAGTGTGGTGTGACCAGAGACTTCACACACCCATATACATATTCCTGGGGAATTTCTCCTTCCTAGAGATCTGGTATGTCTCTTCGACAGTCCCCAAGATGCTGGTCAACTTTCTCTCAGAGACAAAAACTATTTCCTTTGCTGGTTGCTTCCTCcaattctatttctttttctctttgggcATATCTGAATGCTTCCTTTTGGCAGCCATGGCTTTTGATCGGTACCTTGCTATCTGTTGCCCCTTACACTACCCTAATATCATGACTGGGTATCTCTGTGCTAAACTAGTCAGTGTATGCTGGGTTTGTGGGTTTCTGTGGTTCCTGATCCCCATTGTTCTCATGTCTCAGATGCCCTTCTGTGGCCCAAACATCATTGACCATGTTGTGTGTGATCCAGGACCACTGTTTGCATTGGCATGTACTTCTGCACCAAGGATCCAATTGCTTTGCTATACTCTCACCTCCTTAGTTATCTTTGGTAACTTCTTCATCATCCTTGGATCTTATACTCTTGTCCTAGTAGCTGTGTTTCGTGTACCTTCAGCCACTGGAAGATGTAAAGCCTTCTCAACATGTGGATCTCATTTGGCCGTGGTATCACTCTTCTATGGCTCTCTGATGGTCATGTATGTGAGCCCAGGACTCGGGCATTCTGCTGGGATGCAGAAAGTTGCAACACTGTTCTATGCTATGGTGACCCCACTCTTCAACCCTCTCGTCTACAGCCTCCTGAATAAGGACATGAAAGCagccttgaggaaagttgtggggCTTTCTAGTGCAAGGTAG